A DNA window from Bradyrhizobium sp. CCBAU 53421 contains the following coding sequences:
- the bioD gene encoding dethiobiotin synthase — translation MSSRIVVTGTDTGIGKTIFSAGLAGFLGADYWKPVQSGLEEETDAQLVARLAGLAADRIVPERYRHRTPASPHQSAAIDGVRIDPAALNLPDTPDRPLVIEGAGGLMVPLNDDTLYIDMFERWRLPVVLCARTALGTINHSLLSVEALRKRNIDILGIAFIGESNPESERAICEIGQVRRLGRLPWLSPLAADTLQAAFNASFRRDDFNA, via the coding sequence ATGAGCAGCCGGATCGTGGTGACCGGCACCGATACCGGGATTGGCAAGACGATCTTCTCCGCGGGCCTTGCCGGTTTCCTCGGCGCGGACTACTGGAAGCCGGTTCAGTCCGGCCTCGAGGAGGAGACCGACGCGCAGCTGGTGGCGCGGCTTGCGGGCCTTGCGGCCGATCGCATCGTGCCGGAGCGCTACCGGCATCGCACGCCGGCTTCGCCGCATCAGTCCGCCGCGATCGACGGCGTGCGCATCGATCCTGCCGCGCTCAACCTGCCCGACACGCCGGATCGGCCGCTGGTGATTGAGGGCGCCGGCGGGCTGATGGTGCCGCTGAATGACGACACGCTCTATATCGACATGTTCGAGCGCTGGCGGCTTCCGGTCGTGCTGTGCGCCCGCACGGCGCTCGGCACCATCAATCATTCGCTGCTGTCGGTCGAGGCACTGCGCAAGCGCAACATCGATATTCTCGGGATCGCCTTCATCGGCGAAAGCAATCCCGAGAGCGAGCGCGCCATCTGCGAGATCGGGCAAGTGCGCCGGCTCGGCCGGTTGCCCTGGCTGTCGCCGCTCGCGGCAGACACGTTGCAGGCAGCTTTCAACGCCTCATTCCGCCGCGACGATTTCAACGCATGA
- a CDS encoding YXWGXW repeat-containing protein — MRRIAGLPFAVALSLCCLSPPAPARAQLAIGIGISVDAAPPPLPVYEQPPIPGDGYIWTPGYWAWSDDTGYYWVPGTWVLPPAPELLWTPGYWGWNDGAYGFHAGYWGATVGFYGGISYGFGYTGVGYEGGYWRGGNFFYNSSVNNISNVSVTNVYNKTVINNTTNVSYNGGTGGTTVRPTPQQLAAANGHHVAATAEQTRHAEAAMKDPALTLANNHGHPAVAATAHAARFSGAGVIAAHPGKPIAAPPPHHTQSATGHAPQTESAVPPGHALPSGNALPPTHASPTGHTLPSGNALPPAQTTTTGHALPTGNALPPAQTTTTGHALPTGNALPPAHATTKGHALPAASASPAAHAPPAGHAPPVAVNHPAPAPHAAAPAVHAPRPQIVQHAPPAPRPAAHPPAPRVAQAAVHRAPPPPRPAPHVSRPAPRPHPAPRPQHPAARPAPHRHA; from the coding sequence ATGCGCCGCATTGCCGGACTGCCTTTCGCCGTAGCTCTCAGCCTCTGCTGTCTCTCTCCACCTGCGCCAGCGCGCGCGCAGCTCGCCATCGGCATCGGCATCAGCGTCGATGCAGCGCCACCACCATTGCCTGTCTACGAGCAGCCGCCGATCCCAGGCGACGGCTACATCTGGACTCCCGGCTATTGGGCGTGGAGCGACGATACCGGTTACTACTGGGTTCCCGGCACATGGGTGCTTCCGCCCGCGCCTGAACTGCTGTGGACACCCGGCTACTGGGGCTGGAACGATGGCGCCTACGGGTTCCACGCCGGCTATTGGGGAGCGACCGTGGGCTTCTACGGCGGCATCTCTTACGGCTTCGGCTACACCGGCGTCGGCTATGAGGGCGGCTACTGGCGCGGCGGCAACTTCTTCTACAACAGTTCCGTCAACAACATCTCGAATGTCTCGGTCACCAACGTCTACAACAAGACCGTGATCAACAACACGACCAACGTCAGCTACAACGGCGGCACTGGCGGCACCACTGTGCGGCCGACGCCGCAGCAGCTCGCTGCCGCGAACGGGCACCACGTGGCCGCGACCGCCGAGCAGACGCGGCACGCGGAAGCGGCGATGAAGGATCCGGCGCTGACGCTCGCCAACAACCACGGTCATCCGGCGGTCGCCGCCACCGCGCATGCAGCACGGTTCAGCGGCGCGGGCGTGATCGCCGCGCACCCGGGCAAGCCGATCGCGGCGCCGCCGCCTCATCATACGCAATCCGCGACCGGCCATGCTCCACAGACGGAAAGCGCCGTGCCGCCAGGACACGCGCTGCCGAGCGGAAACGCTCTGCCGCCAACACATGCATCGCCGACCGGGCACACCCTACCGTCCGGAAACGCGCTGCCGCCGGCACAGACAACGACGACAGGACACGCCCTGCCCACCGGAAACGCGCTACCGCCAGCACAGACAACGACAACAGGACACGCCCTGCCCACCGGAAATGCGCTACCGCCGGCCCACGCGACGACAAAGGGACACGCCTTGCCTGCGGCAAGCGCTTCGCCGGCTGCACACGCACCGCCGGCGGGACACGCTCCGCCTGTCGCCGTCAACCATCCCGCGCCGGCGCCGCACGCCGCAGCGCCAGCCGTGCATGCGCCGAGACCGCAGATCGTACAGCACGCACCACCTGCGCCACGCCCGGCCGCGCATCCGCCGGCGCCGCGCGTCGCGCAAGCGGCTGTGCATCGTGCTCCACCGCCGCCCCGGCCGGCGCCACACGTGTCACGGCCGGCACCCCGGCCGCATCCTGCACCGCGGCCGCAGCATCCCGCGGCGAGGCCAGCGCCACACAGGCACGCGTGA
- a CDS encoding adenosylmethionine--8-amino-7-oxononanoate transaminase: MISAQRSPIWHPFTQHALHGQMTRIVRGEGAYLYTADDRRIIDAIASWWVVTHGHCHPHIVRAIQNQAEQLNQIIFAGHTHDPAEAVAAQLLKLAPPGLEYVFFSDSGSTSVEVALKMALGYWHNIGVPRTRIIVMQHSYHGDTVGTMSVGARGVFNKAYEPLLFDVASIPFPALGHEQATLDELEAACKAESAAAFIVEPLILGAGGMLMYPPSVLKEMKRICEAHDVLFIADEVMTGWGRTGTLFACEQADVRPDIACYSKGLTGGSLPLAVTLCRAEIYDAHYSSDRSRTFFHSSSYTANPVACAAAKANLELWQHGAGGRVTLLAAMQERLLAPFRTDARFENVRRTGTITALDLKASDAGYLAGIGPRLQAFFASRNLLLRPLGNTIYVMPPYCVTEADLVEIYAAIADAADALA, encoded by the coding sequence ATGATATCAGCTCAGAGATCGCCGATCTGGCACCCGTTCACCCAGCACGCGCTGCACGGTCAGATGACGAGGATCGTGCGCGGGGAGGGGGCCTATCTCTACACCGCCGATGACCGCCGCATTATCGATGCGATCGCATCCTGGTGGGTCGTGACCCATGGCCATTGCCATCCGCATATCGTGCGCGCGATCCAGAACCAGGCCGAGCAGCTCAATCAGATCATCTTTGCCGGCCACACTCACGATCCGGCCGAAGCGGTTGCCGCACAACTCCTGAAGCTGGCGCCGCCTGGCCTGGAGTATGTGTTCTTCTCCGACTCCGGCTCGACCAGCGTGGAAGTCGCGCTGAAGATGGCGCTCGGCTACTGGCACAATATCGGCGTGCCGCGCACGCGGATCATCGTGATGCAGCACTCCTACCACGGCGACACCGTGGGGACGATGTCGGTCGGCGCGCGCGGCGTCTTCAACAAGGCTTACGAGCCGCTGCTGTTCGACGTCGCGTCAATTCCGTTTCCTGCTCTCGGCCACGAGCAGGCGACGCTCGATGAGCTCGAGGCCGCGTGCAAGGCGGAAAGCGCGGCCGCGTTCATTGTCGAGCCGCTGATCCTGGGCGCGGGCGGGATGCTGATGTATCCGCCTTCCGTGCTGAAGGAAATGAAGCGCATCTGCGAAGCCCATGATGTGCTGTTCATTGCCGATGAGGTGATGACCGGCTGGGGCCGCACCGGCACCTTGTTCGCGTGCGAGCAGGCGGACGTCAGGCCCGACATCGCCTGCTATTCCAAGGGTCTCACGGGCGGATCGCTGCCGCTCGCAGTCACGCTCTGCCGCGCCGAGATCTACGATGCGCACTACTCCAGCGATCGTTCGCGAACCTTCTTCCATTCCAGTTCCTACACGGCGAATCCGGTCGCCTGCGCCGCGGCAAAAGCGAACCTCGAGCTCTGGCAACACGGCGCCGGCGGTCGCGTCACCTTGCTCGCCGCGATGCAGGAACGCCTGCTCGCGCCGTTCCGCACCGATGCGCGGTTCGAAAACGTCCGCCGCACCGGGACCATCACCGCACTTGACCTGAAGGCAAGCGACGCCGGCTATCTCGCCGGCATCGGCCCCAGGCTTCAGGCCTTCTTCGCAAGCCGAAACCTGCTGCTGCGCCCGCTCGGCAACACGATCTACGTGATGCCGCCCTATTGCGTCACGGAGGCCGATCTCGTGGAGATTTATGCCGCGATTGCGGATGCGGCCGATGCGCTGGCCTGA
- a CDS encoding MFS transporter, whose protein sequence is MARSADIDINAGARLDRLPICGFHWRILALIGAGMFLDAFDIYLAGGVLGAVLKEGWSTLELNAAFVSATFVGMTIGAWFSGILGDRFGRRFTYQMNLAIFGLASIAAAFAPSMTVLIGLRFIIGIGLGAEIVVGYATLTEFVPAASRGRWIGLLAVITNFSLFASSMIGLWVIPTLGWRYMFALVGILAMIVWILRKSMPESPRWLAANGRADEAETILSAIEAEAARKATLAPVAVGAPAQEPPGAVWRLFQPPYLARTLLGSLLHIVVGFSLYGFIGWLPTFMVKGGHSVVSSLGYTTVMALGGPVGSLIGLVLADRLGRRLSIVGSSIAAAALGIAYPHMADGVALAGVGFLLVTAIYVMLATGFAMHVPELFPTRYRLRGTAICATSGRIATALVQYVVVAIFAWQGLTGVLATLAGILVFQAVVFLVFGFETKGRSLEDASAIADAAAGSERSMARRPADIGA, encoded by the coding sequence ATGGCGCGATCCGCCGACATCGACATCAATGCGGGCGCGCGCCTCGACAGGCTGCCGATCTGCGGATTCCACTGGCGTATCCTGGCCCTGATCGGCGCCGGCATGTTCCTCGACGCATTCGATATCTATCTGGCCGGCGGCGTGCTCGGCGCGGTGCTCAAGGAAGGCTGGTCGACACTCGAGCTCAACGCCGCCTTCGTCTCCGCGACCTTTGTCGGAATGACCATCGGTGCCTGGTTCTCCGGGATTCTCGGCGACCGCTTCGGCCGCCGCTTCACCTATCAGATGAACCTCGCGATCTTCGGCCTCGCATCGATCGCTGCGGCCTTCGCGCCCAGCATGACCGTCCTGATCGGGTTGCGCTTCATCATCGGCATCGGCCTCGGCGCGGAGATCGTGGTGGGTTACGCGACCTTGACGGAGTTCGTGCCGGCCGCCTCGCGCGGTCGCTGGATCGGGTTGCTCGCCGTGATCACCAACTTCTCGCTGTTCGCGTCGTCCATGATCGGCCTGTGGGTGATCCCGACGCTTGGCTGGCGCTACATGTTCGCCCTCGTCGGCATCTTGGCGATGATCGTCTGGATCCTGCGCAAGTCGATGCCGGAATCGCCGCGCTGGCTTGCCGCCAACGGACGCGCCGACGAGGCCGAGACAATTCTGTCGGCAATCGAAGCGGAGGCCGCGCGCAAGGCAACGCTGGCTCCCGTCGCTGTCGGCGCGCCGGCGCAGGAACCGCCCGGTGCGGTCTGGCGCCTGTTCCAGCCGCCGTATCTCGCGCGCACGCTGCTCGGCAGCCTGCTGCACATCGTCGTCGGCTTCAGCCTCTACGGGTTCATCGGCTGGCTGCCGACCTTCATGGTCAAGGGCGGCCACAGCGTGGTGTCCTCGCTTGGTTACACCACCGTGATGGCGCTGGGCGGTCCGGTCGGGTCGTTGATCGGGCTCGTGCTGGCGGACCGGCTCGGGCGCAGGCTCTCGATCGTCGGCTCGTCGATCGCGGCTGCCGCACTCGGCATCGCCTATCCCCATATGGCGGACGGTGTTGCGCTCGCCGGCGTCGGCTTCCTTCTTGTTACCGCGATCTACGTCATGCTGGCGACCGGATTCGCGATGCACGTCCCCGAACTGTTCCCGACGCGCTACCGGCTCCGCGGCACGGCGATCTGCGCCACGTCCGGACGCATCGCGACCGCGCTGGTGCAATACGTCGTGGTCGCGATCTTCGCCTGGCAGGGGTTGACCGGCGTGCTGGCGACGCTGGCTGGCATTCTCGTCTTCCAGGCCGTGGTGTTCCTGGTGTTCGGATTCGAAACCAAGGGACGCTCGTTGGAGGACGCGTCGGCCATAGCGGATGCCGCGGCAGGAAGCGAGCGGTCCATGGCGAGGAGGCCGGCGGACATCGGTGCCTAA